One Euleptes europaea isolate rEulEur1 chromosome 16, rEulEur1.hap1, whole genome shotgun sequence genomic window, gtgcggttctccaaccctatccacctaactatcctagagtccagtctgcAGTCCTCCAGTATACCCATcggaacatcatggggaaccctgtcaaaaactttactgaaatccaggtaaacaacatcaacggCGTTCCCATGATCTAGTAAGCTCATTACTtgttcaaagaaggaaacaaggggtgaaaacgcatggttgctttagcctcccttattccctgtttcagccaggattcaggcaggatcgaACACAAGTTTGGTGAAATGCatgccttcgatcctggctgaatcctggctgaaacagggaataaaggaggctaaagcaaccatgtggtTTCGCCCAAGGTTTCTCACAAAATAGCTTTCACCTGGCTTTCCCCTCACATTGCCTGTTTTCTATGGCACCATGATTgctgtgtacatgtgtgtgtgtgtgtgtaaagtgacgtcaagtcacagccgatttatggcaaccccttttttgggttttcatggcaagagactaacagaagtggtttgccagtgccttcctctgcacagcaaccctggtattccttggtggtctcccatccaaatactaaccagggctgaccctgcttagcttctgagatctgatgagatcaggctagcctgggccatccaggtcagggctgtgtacATGTACAGTCCCTTTTAACCCTATTTTTGGGTCTCCACCATATGAAGGTTAGggagaaaatttatatatttatttatgcatgtctggtggttcTCCCAAATATGCAGAAGCCCCCTTCTTTCTTGCAGCTGgctctgttgtttttgttttgctgttcacACAGGATCCAGGACATTGGAATTAGCTATATAGATTAAAAATCCAGCACCAACATTTATGGAAATGTTCCTTTTTTAATGAAAGTTTGAGTAACCAGcatgtttccccccttcctgctgtAGGTAATCATACTCAATATCTAGCACAGTTCAGTGTGTTTTCTATTTTTGTCGAAATGACAGTGCAAAAATCCAGATATGATTGAGAAGTCTTGCCCATTAGAGCTACTCCTGTCATTCTAAGCCATTCTCATTAACAAGACGTCTTGACAAAAATACCCACTGCAGCTTGCCAGAATGAAGAAGGGCGGGGAAGGGACCCTCACAGAAGTAATGGATATCGAATTATAATAAAATCAGTAAGTGGACAGTCGAATGCAAAGTAATGGTTCCAGAAAACATGGCAACATACAGAATATGCATTTGAATGGGGCACCAGGGTAGAAGCATGTCTTCTTATAGGGTATTGCTTTGCCAATAACAAATACTGTTATGGTGGCCAAGAAAGTCTTGTTCATTGTGGGAACACCTCAGTAGGGATTCAAGAGGTCTTTGCCTCTAGTACAAGGCAATGGTGCCACCATAGTTTTAGGGGTCATTCTGTAGACAGGATTAGTTTGACTCCATATTATTTCCAGAGCAGATTTTGAAAGCTCACTCCCCAACCATATGCGGTCCATGAGCGTCTTCTCCCCTGTCCCTTTAAAAGGAAGCACAGATTTTCTTGAAGTGAGATTAAGGTAAGGAGGTTTGTGCTGAGTAACCAGTCAGAGTTACCATTTCATGACCTTTGCATCACAGCAGCATTCTTCCTTCCCATTCCTTCTGTTACCCATGCAGGATTAACCAGTTGTTTGAGGACTGAGCAGGATTTTTttcttcagccagtgtggtgtagcagtggtttggagtggtggactctgatctggagaaccgggtttgattccccactcctccacatgaatggtggaggctaatctggtgaactggatttgttttcccacgaagccagctgggtgaccttgggctagtcacactctctcagcctcacctacctcacagagtgtctgttgtgaggaggggaagggaaggtgattgtaagctaatatgattctgccttaagtggtagagaaagtcagcatataaaaaccaactcttctcctcctcctcctcctcctcctcctcctcctcctcctttgctgctgctgcccctgaaAACTCCATAGTACATACTGTGAAGTATTCCGAGATGTCCTATTTGGGTTTTCAACTGGACATGGCATCAAGTCATGCGTAATGCCATTTGCACACCAGTACCACCCTTAAAGCTACCAGGGATGCCAGCCACCAATTTGGCATCCCTTATAGCAGGCAATGCTCAGTTCTGCATTACATCTCTGTGGGTTCTAACCATGATATCCATTTTAATACAGTTAATGAACGTTGGCCATGCCTGCCCTTTTCTCTATGAAAACAGCTTTGCAATCATGGGCTATTAAGGAAATGGAAACCTGAGGAGACCCCTTCCCCCATTACACAGAAAGTGTTTGATTTCTTATTAAAACCCTTCAATGCTTGAGAGCCTATGAAAAAGCACTGTAAGGCCAGATAACTTTCACTATTATTTGTTCCCTTCTCTCATTGCCAAGACATTTGGGAACACTGCCACAAGTCTGCACGAAAGCAGCCTGTTAGCCACGCGGTAGGTTTTGTGGTTAGGGAGAGCAAATTGCACGTAATTACACTTTGGAAATAAGCAGCTGTTGTTCAATCTGCGAGTCCTCTGGTGTTTATGCGTGTTTTGTGATGCCACGACCCTGAGCGCGTCTCTGGTAACCTCTCCTTCCCCCTAAAAGTCAGACAGCATTTGGAAATCATTGTGACATGACGATGCCCCAGCACAGATCGGCAATAGAGAAAGGGAAACATTTTTTGAACGGTGATGTGTAGGTTTTAATTTTAATGAGCTGTTGGGGATGGGAGGCTGTTCTGACTTGAAGAATTAAGATGATGGATTTTAACAACGGGACATGCTTCAGTTCTGCAGAGAAGACGATACCTGGCATGCTTCAGCCCAGCCCCTTGGTAATGGTTCACAGTTATGGTTCACAAGACCAAAGTCTAAATGAATCATTCACTACGTGACTTTTTCCAATACACTTGTACCTGCTGATGCTTCCATAGACGTAAGAACTGGCCTGTATCTATATAGGTATACTCAACCTGTTGAAACATCATATTAAGCATTTTCTAAACAGTACAAAAATACAGACATTGCCAGTGAGAAAATTTCAGAGGAAGTACCTTTTCTACTCTTAAGCGGTCTGTTTTAGTGCGGAGGACTCTGAAACTTACCAGTTGAATTCTGTGTGCTAAAGCTGAAAGagcaaaacaagaagaagaagaagaagaagaagagttggtttttatatgccgactttctctaccacttaaggaagaatcaaaccagcttacaatcaccttcccttcccctccccacaacagactccctgtgaggtaggtggggctgagagagctctaagagagctgtgactagcccaaggtaacccagctggcttcatgtgtaggcatgcagaaaccaacctggttcaccagattagagtctgctgcttatgtggaggtatggggaatcaaccccggttctcaagattaaagtccactgctcctaactactgctcttaaccactacaccacgctggctctcaggggaaGAAAAAGCTTCAACCCAGGAAAACCAGGTAACCAAGAAGGTTGACAACAGGCTTTATCATAGCTCTATGATGTGTATATCCTCATTCAGGAAGCAAAATAGTTATATACATACACCACAGAGCTACGAATCACTCTGATCTTGCTTACAGAGATATTTAGACCAGGTATAACAACAATCTGAAAAATGATTCTTGAAGGTCCTAATCTATTCCATCAATGAAGGGTGATTATCTAGTTAATAATCTGGCACTACTTCTTGTGTATGTTTTAGAGTTGGACTGTGTTTTAGAGTGTTTTTTAGAGAAATgttgtatttatattttaaacaattttactttatggtgtgtattttaaCAATTTGTACCACTGTACAATGTAGCAAAATGTTTTTGGTTCTAatgattttttaattattattatttgtattgtaTTCAAGTTTTGTTAATGCATCATATCtaccaaatttgaaataacaacTTTAGTGTTTTTGGTATGCTAAAGCCTGCCTAGGAAGTTTAATTTGAAATTAAGAggccaatcctaaggggggtggTAGTTAAGCTCCCGAGGACGGCACAGCCACGCCACATTTTGAGCAGCTTTTTGGCCCAAAAAGGAAGCCAAAAAGTTAATGATAACAAAACCCCATGCAACTcccccataggtagggttgccaacttccaggtactagctaacaATCCCAGGACAGCACATAGGCTCCAAAATGTTTCAATATCTCTCAACTAAGTTTATTAATTCATAAACCATATATTTGAATATTGATACCAATTCTATTCTAGTCTAAACATACAAGTTATTTCAAGTTATTCAGGTGTGTAATCACCATAATACATAGCAGGAAGCACAGGTCCTGTTGAATACAATATAGGCAACATAAATAAACTATCACAATTTATATATGAAGAGAGTCCAGAAAGAGTCCAGAAAGAGTACGCGCCCTCTAGATCCTGGCTGCATTTTGTAGAAGCCTTCTTCAGCTCATTAATAATGTTGCTTGATGGTCCAAAAATTGGAGTAGAAATATGTCCCAGTAATAATTATCTTGATGTTTatggcaaatctccaggtactagctggagatctcctgctattacaactgatctccagccgattgagatcagttcaccaggacaaaatggctgctttggcaattggactgtatggcatagaagtccctcccctccccagaggcgAGTCAGTTGGCCTGTGACGGGAGCCGTTGCTGTGCTCGGGGAGGCAGAAGAGGCATCAGGGGCCGCCGCAGCCTTCATCATGTCCCACAAGCAGATCTACTACTCGGACAAATATTTTGACGAGAACTATGAGTACCGGCATGTAATGTTACCAAGAGAACTGTCAAAACAAGTTACCAAAAACTCATCTAATGACTGAGGAAGAATGGAGAAGACTTGGTGTACATCAGAGCCTTGGCTGGGTCCACTATATGATTCATGAGCCAGAACCACACATTCTCCTTTTTAGAAGACCACTTCCAAAAGGCCAGCAGAAATGAATATCTTCTAGAAACTACGTTGAAATCTTCTGGAACTTTATGTATATGGATGTATATATGTTGGTAGTATTCAGTGAATACTTGAAAAAAGTACAAAAGTCATTACCTGTGCATGAGCTGTATTATTCACAGCAACAGAGCTCAGTAAAATGCAAAGTAGGCTGCTATGGTTTGTACTGTTAAGTGCCTATTTGATTGTTCATTGTGttcaataaagtttttttttaaagaagtctctcccctccccaaaccccaccctcctcaggctccaccccaaaaacctcccaccagtggtgaaaatgGACCTGGAACCACTACCCATAGGGACCTGGaaacacctgcctttttgcaggcttAACTCGGCACTGGCTAAAGGGGGATTTCctaggccaaaagggctttgggagctgactaaagctagctccgcccctgggaacaccccctttgatgCTTTCGTGAGCCCTTGTGCTGGGAAAATGCTCCCAGAGAGCCTGTATCGGCATCTGTGGCTCATGCTACTGCACTGCTCCCAGGAGTGGCCCCGCACCAGTGTTAGCACCAGTTTAGCCAGCACTAGGATCATGCCAGCCCCTAAGACGGTTCAGCctccccccattaggattgggctgcccgtgaCACTACTATTTTTATTGTCCTCTGGATCATCTTTTGTCCCCCCAGATGATCTTTTATGCAGTATTAGCACCAATCAATAatttcatctcccccctccctccctctcaagacTAGAATGTTATGGACTTTATGAATTATCTCTCAATAAGCCACTAAAGCAGAAATAGCATGGGACAATTAAGAGTAAAAATGTGAGTGATGACAAATTAGATGTGTTTGCCTGGCCCATTAACGAGAAGCAACAATCCTGTCAGCTTGACAGCTTCTGGATTCCCTGTTTAATCTTCTCATCATTTGAGACAATAATGGCAACACACACATGACATataaaaatggtaaaaaaaaaataagacagTGCAAGCCATTGTGGCACCTCACTTTATGGCAGCAGATGCAGTGAACTGTCAATATTAAAATGAATGGTCAAAATTAAGGAGAGTAAGTAGAaccagtaaatatatatatatatataagttgaTGCACTAGGATATTTGAACCAGAGCACCATCTAGTGAAACTGTTTGGCTTGCAGAAATAGATCGCTCACTGAGAACGCTCAGCCTGATGTAGAGATTGGTAGATCTCTGAGTTCTGGAGGACGGCTCTGTGGACACAATACAAGAAAGATCATCGTGGCTAAAACCAATTCAGAAATCACATGTTTCTTAGCTGTATCATCAAtcgttcctttattggcataaaaaggcacaatacaaaaagatatgaaaggaatggaaatattaaaaggggccctttaaaaaaatagttagtAGACTGTTACATCAAAAAACATTGTTGATATTAccttctagggctgtcgattcggtttggcctgaaccgaaaaactgccgaatttcccccgattcggcagtttttcggttcggattgaattgaactcaaaaaaggggggaaacggggagccgaatttggcgagttcggggtgttcggtgaataaattcagcaaattcggggtttggtgcagcagcataaccgacagtaagcagcattctcccccggccaatcggtggtcaagctgggtcttcttctggccaatcagtcgcgattgagtgcatgagcaaATTCGGCGaatttgggccctttaaacagatctgcgccttccagctggaaggcgcagatctgtgccccccccccccccgcgctcctttagggagcttccctgaaggcgcgcgggggggcttttaaacagatttgtgcctcccagccgagaggcacagatctgttccacacccCCTCGCACCTTCCTGCaagccctctgaaggcgcgcgggggggggggcgaattttcccccgaactccggatctcacctgAATtacggggatccgaagtgggggagttcggacttcggcacggcccgaatcaaaatgggctgaattttgccaaatccgaatttttccgatttttttttcaacagccctactaccatctaattaactgtttggtgggcttttaaaacaaacttttaaaactgtgtCACCATCTCCAATATCTGAGGAGAActgttgttcaataaataggtggCATTAAAAGGATCTGGGACATTCTGCCTATCaatcaacagggggcttaatagttcattgCGGGATTCagtatagaaactacaataaaataagatatgagcgactgtttcaatacaattgttatCACAGGGGCCAAGCCTGGCAGACAGAGAggttttccgaaatctgccttcaagtagcgcagacggcaaaacattaaatctagcCAGAGAAATGACTCTATGTTGAgagggatcacacaggtgaggtaAGTATGAGGAGGGTTGGTAAGCACCAAAAGGTACCCCTATATTTAATGGggaacatgttttattttcttaGCTGTAATTTAGAACCCAAAGCAGGTGGTTGACTGACCTGTCGTACAGAAGGCAAAGTATGAATTATAGCACCTACTGATTTTCATCCTTTTAGTATTCTGCTGTGTAAAATCATTTCTTTCTTTGTGGTTCAGCAGccaaagatgtaaaatttctagaaattttgaCTTTGGGGGaaatgcttctccccccccccccagaaaattGTAGACAATTGAAAATGTGCATAACTTTTAAAATACATCCTGAACTTACTCTACTGTGATATCAACATAAAATCCATCATTTAGAACTCAGCATATAAACCTGTACCAtgtggcatatttatgaaatttaaaaatataaatgcttTAGAAAACAATCCTCCTAAGTAACTCTACTCAGAATCCGACTCgtatctattcaatggggcttactctccggaaagtgtccttaggattgcactgtacgaTTTCAGCCACTACACTTTTGCTATATTTTTGCCTATTTTACCATTTATATTTTGCCTAATTTATTGCTGTATATGCAGGCATGAGCAACTTGTTGCCCTCCAAATGAAACTCAATCTATCAGCCTTGTCTGGAAGCTTGTGTGAAAAGAACCATTGCTTGTTTAGGAATCTAAAGATTGAGATGGGGTGGCTTCCTTGCTAGGTGAAGACTCCTATATTTCCAAAATGTGTGTGATGTCCTCTTAAAAGCATCCAGACTCTTTGTTCaaagcctgatttttttttagtatCTACAAATTTTGAAATCAaatctgtgtctgtgtgtgttgaaGATGAATAGTTACTTTTAAAATTCAGAACCTTTACTCACTTGTAATAAACATCTTCCTTAAATCAATAATAATTTCTTTTATTAAGGTAAGTTATTAaggtaagagccagcgtggtgtagtggttaagagtggtggtttggagcagtcgagcggcggaggctaatctggtgaaattgatttgttttcccactcggacccacaaagccagctgggtgaccttgagcgagtcacactctctcagccccacctacctcaccggtgtctgttgtggggaggggaagggaaggtgattgtaagccggtttgattctcccttaagtggcagagaaagttggcatataactactcttcttcctcttcctcttcctcttcctctgattacaatggcattgtacctctgcatcccgAGTCTCTTCTTTGCTACACCCCTCCCAGCTTCTGACCGAGATATAAGGACTTGGAGATCTCTGTTCCAATTCatttctgacgaagggagctttgactctcgaaagcttataccctgaaaatcttgttggtctctaaggggtaCGGGACTCAAATCGAGCTGTTGAGAAGTTAGGGACTTTTCAGGCCTTTAGATGTATCAAAAGAACTAAAATACTTTTCATTTTAGACAGCTTGAAAAATTAGATTTCAAGCATGAGCGGCTACATGAGATCTTTGGGACTTCCAAAATTGCTCCAGTATTGCAATTATCATGTTTTGAGCAAAGACTGAGCATGCACTTAAAAGTTATTGTCAAAAGAGATAATTATAAAACAAGATTGGGAGCCAGCAAATCTGGATTTTATTGCCACCTCCTCTACAGATTCATCACATGAGAAGGCAATTACCTAAAATCTCTTTCATCTTGGCTTATGCTTGTAGGTAGTATTactgctttaaaaagaaatagcTGAGAATTAAAGGGACAATGCACTGTTTTTGAGAACTTCTCTGATGCATATTAAGTGCACACACATTTGCTGTTCATAAAGTGGCCTTTAATGCATAACGGTAAGTCGTTTAGCCAAAGGAATCTTAAACCCAGCTAAGCATTTGGGATATGCAAAACAACCCTTCCCATTCACCAATGCACAAATGCACATGCTAAGGAAGTTCATTAGTTTTACTGAGAGTGTTTTGGCTTTCTGAAACATTCTCCAGTACTTTTGCCTCCAGGAGAAATGTGCAAGTTTACTTCAAATTCTGCTTCGAGTGAAATCTGTTGAGAGCCCAGGGCCATAGGCCAGGGTGAGGTCAGTGGGTAAACCACCTTGCCTGGAGCATCGAGGCATCTAAGAATTCTCTGAAAACAGCTCCTATCCTTCCCCCTAACCAGAGCTATGGCTGTGAGTTGACAGCTCGCATTGAACGAATaagggtttatttttttttaattaggaaaaaatatatagttaAAAAAATAGTCATAGAATATGCTCACCAAAAGCGGTCATTCTCCTAAATGTCTTTCCCAGTTTTGCCCAGACACACTTCCTCTTGACCAAGGTAGATTTTTAATCAGTTCTATCACCCTTACGATGATGATGCTTAAAAGATGCGGaggtggggagccagcgtggtgtagtggataagagcggtggtttggagcggtggactctgatctggagaaccaggttttattccccactcctccacatgagcggtggacgctaatttggtgaactggatttgtttccccactcctacacacgaagccagctgggtgaccttgggctagtcccactctctcagcctcacctacctcacagggtgtctgttgtggggaggagaagggaaggggattgcaagccggtttgagtttcccttaagtggtacagaaagtcggcatataaaaaccagctcttcttcttcttttgcccagACACTTCCCCTTGATCAGGGTAGATTTTTAATCTGTTCTATCACCCTTATGATGATGATGCTTAAAAGATGCGGAGGTAGGAAGCTTTTAGTTACTATGCTCAAGAAGAGACAGAAGTGAGTTACTTACTGACTGACAGGTAAAAGACTGTTCAACATACACATTGTATGGCACAATTCACAGTCACTAAAACAGCACATggcctgacctgaatggctcagACTAGctcgatctagtcagatctcagatgctaagcagggtcggtcctggttgttctttggatgggagaccatcaaggaagtccagtgtttctacacagagacaggcaatggaaaaccacctctgaaagttgttgttttttgaaaaccctatgggttttccaccaccaccctatggcgctttccaccacaaaAATAGTATATAAACATTTGGATATGATCATCAGAGTATTCTAGAAGTGTTTGTCAGATATAAGGAAATCACTTATTGGCCTGTATTCTACCATTCTAATTAGAAACATTTAAAGCTTTCCTTCAGCCTAAGGATCCTGTGTCCAATTTAATTGGCTCTTCCTACAGTTAAATGGGAGGGAGGCTTTTTAGGATGGAGGAACATCCTATAGTTCAACGTAGGACACTGCCCAGTTTTCAGTCTTTTCTTTGAAACATGAAAGAGCCTCGCCTGTCCAGGAAGATTGGGAATTGTTCTGGTTGTATGAAACCCCTTTGAAATTTGTATGCTTTTGCTGACATTCATACAATACATTCTTAAACTGGTATCTGTTATTCAAATCAAATAAgttcttttcaaattatttaatggaactttcggacccagggttaaggagagcatttactatggcatgattttaaatgatgccttcagcattcacccatggtagatataaaaaaattcctcataacctaaggctatgtccctgctcctcaggttcaatagaggatctcccacatattttgtttagttgcccattcAACAACTcattcgttttaaattaaccaagcatatcccagatgtattagatacagttgagggccaagttagatttttaatgcAGACATTAATCCaaagatcacgcttagtgtggccttttatatcatgttagcttctaagctaaggaagaaatttgtggAAAAATAAACCCCGaagttgacacagaaagaataatttaggagaactataacattcaattcagtaaccaatatgtatatatgtggctgtctgtaacatttagaaaaaaaatattcatgtaactctgggtgtattgcgttatatattttgtatggttttaatgtgaacattgttaaggt contains:
- the LOC130488309 gene encoding LOW QUALITY PROTEIN: cyclin-dependent kinases regulatory subunit 2-like (The sequence of the model RefSeq protein was modified relative to this genomic sequence to represent the inferred CDS: deleted 1 base in 1 codon); amino-acid sequence: MSHKQIYYSDKYFDENYEYRHVMLPRELSKQVPKTHLMTEEEWRRLGVHQSLGWVHYMIHEPEPHILLFRRPLPKGQQK